A region of Sugiyamaella lignohabitans strain CBS 10342 chromosome A, complete sequence DNA encodes the following proteins:
- a CDS encoding beta-galactosidase (EFW99297|beta-galactosidase [Grosmannia clavigera kw1407]): MAPSASSSAPSVSELLGYIENPKIFQVNKLPPRSYYIPEDSRLLNGAWDFLYHESLLSAFEAVDSEFQSVYGRGIGGGAADNGGIIVPKSKNNWSEIAVPGHWQLQGFGNPQYTNIMYPIPMNPPYVPSENPTGVYRTKFSVKGTNNVQKHRLRFDGVDSGYFVFLNGHFVGYAQGSRNPAEFDVSHLTLDQGDNDLVVVVVQWCDGSYIEDQDQWWISGIFRDVNVISYDNRGHIEDFRFETVSVTDNDSGDVPRYHSKRAKVSVSTSVLATTDSSLQVDVYADGKSIASQVSKISRSVEKDGSPAIKAVNFSLDVLDPQLWSAESPYLYEVQLVLRSSDSSSVLQKIDTHLGIRTIEIKGGQFLVNNNPILLRGVNRHDDNSVKGRAVSEEDVKHDLRLMKRHNINTIRCSHYPSHPSLVHWADVWGFYIIDEADLECHGFAFTDALRDINYNHVKEDRQLPRTDPSFSRKHEDFTSDNPLWREAYLDRVKQLANRDKNHPSVIMWSLGNEAFFGENHVAMCEWLHENFSQPVHYEQDNGNNEAHYVDVYSRMYSPHWYVDEEPKREGKPFMLCEYGHAMGNGPGALKDYQDLFYKHPRLLGGCIWEWANHGLRKPVPGKEDEFYYAYGGDFEEPVHDGTFVMDGLCDSEHEPTPGLYQYKHIIQPVAFTFAETSSKDISIFVKNLNDHIDLSDNVYIQVVAELIPNGPPEAKSYAKQIIFEKKLEIGGRIPPGQSAEYQISIDTQTNSQFQNSEVIITATAHNTKATPWAEAGYEIAHGQHKLVGSGTAKDWNSEPKPSAFSVTETLASYQITSEVAKIIVSKATGKFNISVNGKQQIKEGPTLGFWRAPTDNDLGDWAWRWRDYHVNHLHESVDSVSVEQEEQGKLVKVNIHTWISPAVVNWGIDTKLTYTFSHNSDGSALEIDTTADLTPKGPYAETVPRIGLDFVLDDALSTVRWAGLDVESYPDTNMGKIGVHEADSESLFYSYEVPQENGNRSQVRWVQLLANSNSVSNQLSSLSLSSPATSVSAVALSSTPGDLINFSVQPWTPLQLEKAGHPYQLDPALRRNNFRVDFAVHGIGSASCGPGVLDQHKLNLSKATHRVRLIIS; the protein is encoded by the coding sequence ATGGCTCcatcagcttcttcttccgcTCCTTCCGTATCGGAACTACTGGGTTATATTGAGAATCCTAAAATCTTCCAGGTTAACAAGCTTCCTCCTCGGAGCTACTATATTCCTGAAGACTCGAGGCTTTTGAACGGTGCTTGGGATTTTTTGTACCATGAAAGCCTGTTATCTGCATTTGAGGCAGTAGATTCGGAGTTCCAATCGGTGTATGGACGAGGAATTGGAGGTGGTGCCGCCGATAATGGAGGTATCATTGTACCTAAGTCCAAGAACAACTGGTCCGAAATTGCAGTACCAGGCCATTGGCAGCTCCAGGGATTTGGAAATCCCCAGTATACCAATATCATGTATCCAATTCCTATGAACCCACCTTATGTACCCTCTGAGAATCCTACTGGAGTGTACCGCACCAAGTTCAGTGTAAAAGGTACCAATAATGTGCAAAAACATCGCTTGCGGTTTGATGGCGTAGACAGTGGCTATTTTGTGTTTCTAAATGGCCATTTTGTAGGTTATGCTCAAGGAAGCCGTAATCCTGCTGAGTTTGACGTGTCACATTTGACTTTGGACCAGGGTGACAACGACCTGGTTGTTGTAGTGGTTCAATGGTGTGATGGTTCGTACATTGAAGACCAGGACCAATGGTGGATTTCGGGTATATTTCGTGATGTCAACGTTATATCCTATGATAACCGTGGCCATATCGAAGACTTTCGGTTTGAGACGGTATCAGTCACTGATAATGACTCGGGTGATGTTCCCAGATATCATTCTAAGCGGGCCAAGGTGTCGGTGTCTACATCGGTCTTGGCAACCACGGATTCGTCTCTTCAAGTTGATGTGTATGCAGACGGCAAGTCAATTGCTAGCCAGGTGAGCAAAATTTCACGTTCGGTTGAAAAAGACGGTTCTCCAGCAATAAAAGCCGTGAACTTCAGTTTGGATGTGTTGGATCCTCAATTGTGGAGCGCCGAATCGCCCTATCTGTACGAGGTACAACTTGTACTAAGGTCATCGGACTCATCGTCTGTTCTTCAAAAAATTGACACCCATCTTGGTATTCGTACGATTGAAATCAAGGGAGGCCAGTTTCTTGTTAATAACAACCCTATTCTGCTTCGTGGAGTTAATCGTCATGACGATAATAGTGTCAAGGGCCGAGCTGTTTCTGAAGAGGATGTGAAACATGATTTGAGACTCATGAAAAGGCACAATATCAACACCATTCGTTGTTCACACTACCCATCTCATCCTTCGCTTGTACATTGGGCCGATGTGTGGGGTTTCTATATCATTGACGAGGCCGACTTGGAATGCCACGGATTTGCTTTCACCGATGCATTGCGTGATATTAACTACAATCATGTCAAGGAAGACAGGCAGTTGCCAAGAACAGATCCCAGTTTCTCTCGTAAACATGAAGATTTCACATCAGATAACCCGCTTTGGAGAGAAGCTTATTTAGACAGAGTAAAGCAGCTCGCCAATAGAGACAAGAACCATCCCTCGGTGATTATGTGGTCTTTAGGTAACGAAGCATTCTTTGGTGAGAATCATGTGGCTATGTGTGAATGGCTCCACGAAAATTTCTCTCAGCCTGTTCACTACGAACAAGACAATGGCAACAACGAAGCTCACTATGTGGATGTGTACAGTCGAATGTACTCACCCCATTGGTATGTGGACGAAGAGCCAAAAAGAGAGGGAAAACCGTTTATGCTCTGTGAGTATGGTCATGCCATGGGAAATGGACCAGGAGCGCTCAAGGATTATCAGGACTTGTTCTATAAACATCCTCGTTTGTTAGGTGGCTGTATCTGGGAATGGGCAAATCATGGACTTCGTAAGCCAGTCCCTGGCAAAGAAGACGAATTTTATTATGCCTATGGAGGGGATTTCGAAGAGCCTGTTCATGATGGTACCTTTGTAATGGATGGGCTGTGTGACTCTGAACATGAGCCAACCCCCGGTCTTTATCAGTATAAACACATTATCCAGCCAGTGGCATTTACATTTGCCGAAACCAGCTCCAAAGATATTTCCATCTTTGTGAAGAATTTGAACGATCATATTGATCTGTCTGATAACGTTTACATTCAAGTGGTTGCCGAGCTTATTCCAAATGGACCTCCTGAAGCCAAGTCCTATGCCAAGCAAATAATCTTCGAAAAGAAGTTGGAAATTGGTGGTCGTATTCCTCCTGGACAGTCTGCCGAGTACCAAATCTCTATTGATACACAAACCAACAGCCAATTTCAAAACAGCGAGGTTATCATCACGGCCACTGCTCATAATACTAAGGCCACTCCATGGGCCGAAGCTGGTTACGAGATTGCCCATGGTCAGCACAAGTTAGTAGGTTCAGGAACTGCTAAAGACTGGAATTCTGAGCCTAAACCCTCCGCCTTTTCCGTAACTGAAACATTGGCCTCGTACCAGATCACCTCTGAAGTCGCGAAGATCATTGTCAGTAAAGCTACTGGCAAGTTCAATATTTCCGTTAATGGCAAGCAGCAGATTAAAGAGGGACCCACTCTAGGATTCTGGCGAGCACCCACTGATAACGATCTTGGTGACTGGGCCTGGCGCTGGCGGGATTATCACGTCAACCATTTGCACGAGTCTGTCGACTCTGTTTCAGTCGAACAGGAAGAACAAGGCAAGCTTGTCAAAGTTAATATACACACCTGGATATCCCCAGCTGTTGTCAACTGGGGAATTGACACCAAACTGACCTACACGTTCAGTCACAACAGCGACGGAAGCGCACTGGAAATCGATACCACCGCTGACCTGACTCCCAAAGGTCCGTATGCCGAAACTGTTCCACGAATTGGACTCGACTTTGTGCTTGATGATGCCCTGAGCACTGTCAGATGGGCCGGTCTTGACGTCGAGTCGTACCCCGACACGAACATGGGCAAAATCGGGGTCCACGAAGCCGACAGCGAAAGTCTCTTCTACAGCTACGAAGTGCCTCAAGAAAACGGAAACCGGTCTCAAGTCCGATGGGTCCAACTCCTTGCCAACTCCAACTCCGTCTCGAACCAACTGTCTTCCCTCTCACTCTCTTCTCCTGCCACCTCCGTCTCAGCAGTAGCCCTCTCCTCGACCCCTGGCGACCTCATAAACTTCAGTGTCCAACCCTGGACGCCCCTCCAACTCGAAAAGGCCGGCCACCCCTACCAACTGGACCCCGCTCTACGACGTAACAACTTCCGAGTCGACTTCGCCGTCCACGGCATCGGCAGCGCCTCCTGTGGCCCCGGAGTCCTAGACCAGCACAAACTCAACCTCTCCAAAGCCACACACCGCGTCCGTCTCATCATTAGCTAG
- the PUT3 gene encoding Put3p (Transcriptional activator; binds specific gene recruitment sequences and is required for DNA zip code-mediated targeting of genes to nuclear periphery; regulates proline utilization genes, constitutively binds PUT1 and PUT2 promoters as a dimer, undergoes conformational change to form active state; binds other promoters only under activating conditions; differentially phosphorylated in presence of different nitrogen sources; has a Zn(2)-Cys(6) binuclear cluster domain; GO_component: GO:0005634 - nucleus [Evidence IEA,IEA,IEA]; GO_component: GO:0005634 - nucleus [Evidence IC] [PMID 1986247]; GO_function: GO:0003677 - DNA binding [Evidence IEA,IEA]; GO_function: GO:0000978 - RNA polymerase II core promoter proximal region sequence-specific DNA binding [Evidence IDA] [PMID 1986247]; GO_function: GO:0000978 - RNA polymerase II core promoter proximal region sequence-specific DNA binding [Evidence IDA] [PMID 8846888]; GO_function: GO:0001077 - RNA polymerase II core promoter proximal region sequence-specific DNA binding transcription factor activity involved in positive regulation of transcription [Evidence IMP] [PMID 8846888]; GO_function: GO:0046872 - metal ion binding [Evidence IEA]; GO_function: GO:0043565 - sequence-specific DNA binding [Evidence IDA] [PMID 19111667]; GO_function: GO:0043565 - sequence-specific DNA binding [Evidence IDA] [PMID 19158363]; GO_function: GO:0000981 - sequence-specific DNA binding RNA polymerase II transcription factor activity [Evidence IEA]; GO_function: GO:0008270 - zinc ion binding [Evidence IEA]; GO_process: GO:2001158 - positive regulation of proline catabolic process to glutamate [Evidence IMP] [PMID 2689862]; GO_process: GO:0045944 - positive regulation of transcription from RNA polymerase II promoter [Evidence IMP] [PMID 2689862]; GO_process: GO:0045944 - positive regulation of transcription from RNA polymerase II promoter [Evidence IMP] [PMID 8846888]; GO_process: GO:0006560 - proline metabolic process [Evidence IEA]; GO_process: GO:0006355 - regulation of transcription, DNA-templated [Evidence IEA,IEA]; GO_process: GO:0006366 - transcription from RNA polymerase II promoter [Evidence IEA]; GO_process: GO:0006351 - transcription, DNA-templated [Evidence IEA,IEA]; GO_process: GO:0000972 - transcription-dependent tethering of RNA polymerase II gene DNA at nuclear periphery [Evidence IMP] [PMID 22579222]) — translation MITNHHLLDQVGSSTRDPASGPNIKAQNPDHNLDQNIQFVSNSRSSDNGIAYPGQALLSSTRFDSVTDITDVTSPAGNSVGSATSGGDTGLTVESNKSTSIDPAPSLNSNDRKNLGRPRQSMSSSERRKRSRRVDPDKRIRTVMACLNCKKRKKKCNGEEPCFLCKERRLECIYVPNGSPNDDTSPGEHANGKRLHSLGITNSRQIPYKTYINTGARANKQADESPGPNYRIDPHLDGNESSRMLRSKAGRLHFVGESCTLSLLEQVRVLFRQTIGTSSFTEDPERFNMVEGLQPKPNHIPVQLPSRELANKLISLFESNIHNSTYILDPQRFYADVAAVYNNPIAADASMLCVIHLVFALGSIFLNLERGVAESAKIPSSVFFNSALTFLDESVVDVGEIWVVEAYLLSSLYYELVCRRNSSWIQLGKAIRYAQALGMGRPWADKSFPSEVQVHRHRLWQTLYILDRTKSILLGRPMAIDNRLFDKVYKESTDSSNTNSLKDSLSAAATASTNEKFALIYLHYVRLCEVLGNIYHDIYESESIYSQTAQTLITKLKQWSASFEQIQSLFSQENSLMKMLVVVNIVYLHGIVLLTRPFLFYTVAKKVQLKNTQLDEALKSFETLSVACVQGSIATIRLIVSVFNQGLQPARSPIMVYAVFTNGTIFLLEAFQCRVTNSPLDQGVSWAISSCLNILSNYCSDDVSAKRYHSILMQMNSAVFSGWQPRQSLENGQPVPDQSQQQPQPQQQQQQQSLQDTSLGSLTGLSQSAQQIVPLSAPSISFNGTPLTGSTHMSEHPQQAQQQSLQPAAFEILFNLNDVDFDEAFDHWSFTPLGPIMAPAPNSTNTSGTRQTNSLTGPVNVDSDTTPDSTNDSNAYARFLLSEFEPADSVLLSGF, via the coding sequence ATGATAACAAACCACCATTTGTTAGATCAGGTGGGCTCTTCAACGAGAGACCCTGCGTCTGGTCCCAATATAAAGGCCCAGAACCCCGACCACAATCTGGACCAAAACATCCAATTTGTATCCAACTCCCGAAGCTCGGATAATGGTATAGCTTATCCTGGACAAGCATTGCTGTCGTCTACTAGATTTGATAGCGTTACTGATATTACAGATGTAACTAGTCCGGCCGGTAATAGTGTAGGTAGTGCGACTAGCGGAGGAGATACTGGCTTAACTGTGGAATCTAATAAATCCACATCTATCGACCCTGCTCCCTCACTCAATTCAAATGACCGTAAAAATCTAGGCAGACCACGGCAGTCCATGTCGTCAAGCGAGCGCCGAAAGAGATCTCGAAGAGTTGATCCAGATAAGCGAATTAGAACTGTCATGGCATGTCTCAACTgtaagaagagaaagaaaaaatgtaACGGAGAAGAACCGTGTTTTTTGTGCAAAGAGCGCAGGCTCGAATGTATTTATGTTCCAAATGGCTCGCCAAATGACGATACTAGCCCCGGTGAACATGCGAATGGAAAAAGGCTACACAGTCTAGGGATAACCAATTCTCGTCAGATTCCTTATAAAACGTATATCAACACAGGAGCTAGAGCTAATAAACAGGCCGACGAGAGTCCCGGACCGAATTACAGAATTGATCCACATTTAGACGGCAATGAAAGTAGTCGTATGTTACGAAGTAAAGCAGGAAGACTCCACTTTGTGGGTGAGAGTTGTACATTATCTCTACTGGAGCAGGTAAGAGTGCTATTTCGACAGACGATAGGAACCAGTTCATTCACTGAAGATCCAGAACGGTTTAACATGGTTGAAGGTCTTCAGCCCAAGCCCAATCATATCCCTGTACAACTCCCGTCAAGAGAACTGGCAAACAAACTAATCAGCCTTTTTGAATCCAATATCCACAACTCCACTTACATCTTAGATCCTCAAAGATTCTATGCTGATGTTGCAGCGGTTTACAACAATCCAATTGCAGCAGACGCCTCTATGCTGTGTGTTATACACCTCGTATTTGCACTTGGATCTATCTTTCTGAATCTGGAAAGAGGTGTAGCAGAAAGTGCAAAAATCCCATCTTCTGTGTTCTTTAATAGCGCACTTACCTTTCTTGACGAGTCTGTTGTGGATGTGGGCGAGATATGGGTGGTAGAGGCATATTTATTAAGCAGTCTCTATTACGAACTAGTATGTCGAAGAAACTCTTCATGGATCCAGCTTGGAAAGGCTATTAGATACGCCCAGGCCCTTGGAATGGGTCGACCATGGGCAGACAAAAGTTTTCCATCTGAGGTCCAAGTACATCGACATAGGTTATGGCAGACCctatatattttagatCGGACTAAGAGTATTCTGTTGGGTCGACCAATGGCTATTGATAATCGACTGTTTGACAAGGTTTACAAAGAAAGTACTGATTCCAGCAATACCAATTCCTTGAAAGATAGTTTatcggcagcagcgactGCTTCCACTAATGAAAAATTCGcccttatttatttgcacTACGTACGACTGTGCGAGGTTCTTGGCAACATCTATCATGATATTTATGAGTCCGAGAGTATATACAGCCAAACTGCCCAGACTCTGATAACGAAATTAAAGCAGTGGTCAGCATCTTTCGAACAGATACAGTCGTTATTTAGCCAGGAAAACAGTCTAATGAAGAtgcttgttgttgtgaatATTGTATATTTACATGGAATCGTCCTGCTGACGAGACCATTTCTGTTCTACACGGTAGCCAAAAAGGTACAACTAAAAAATACCCAGCTCGACGAGGCGTTGAAGAGTTTTGAAACACTTTCTGTTGCATGTGTACAAGGAAGTATTGCGACCATCAGGCTTATTGTGTCAGTATTCAATCAAGGACTGCAGCCTGCTCGATCACCAATCATGGTCTATGCTGTGTTTACGAACGGGACGATATTTTTGCTGGAAGCGTTTCAATGTCGAGTCACCAACAGTCCATTAGACCAGGGAGTGTCGTGGGCCATATCCAGCTGTCTAAACATTTTATCTAACTACTGTTCGGACGATGTTTCGGCGAAGCGATACCATTCCATTCTAATGCAGATGAACAGTGCAGTGTTTTCTGGCTGGCAGCCTCGACAATCGCTTGAGAATGGACAGCCCGTTCCCGACCAATCgcagcagcaaccacaaccacaacaacagcaacagcagcaatctcTACAAGATACCAGTCTCGGGTCCTTAACAGGATTGTCCCAATCAGCACAACAAATAGTTCCACTAAGTGCACCATCGATCTCGTTCAACGGCACACCTCTGACTGGCTCGACACACATGTCTGAACACCCACAACAggctcaacaacagtctCTCCAGCCTGCCGCATTTGAAATTCTGTTCAATCTCAACGATGTCGACTTCGACGAGGCCTTCGACCACTGGTCCTTCACACCACTGGGTCCCATAATGGCGCCAGCGCCGAATtccaccaacaccagcGGTACCAGACAAACCAACTCACTAACAGGCCCCGTAAATGTTGACAGCGACACGACACCCGACTCAACCAACGACTCGAACGCCTACGCACGATTCCTCCTGTCCGAATTCGAGCCCGCAGACTCTGTACTCCTATCTGGGTTCTGA
- the YAP1801 gene encoding Yap1801p (Protein of the AP180 family, involved in clathrin cage assembly; binds Pan1p and clathrin; YAP1801 has a paralog, YAP1802, that arose from the whole genome duplication; GO_component: GO:0030479 - actin cortical patch [Evidence TAS] [PMID 10652251]; GO_component: GO:0005933 - cellular bud [Evidence IEA]; GO_component: GO:0005935 - cellular bud neck [Evidence IEA]; GO_component: GO:0030118 - clathrin coat [Evidence IEA]; GO_component: GO:0005737 - cytoplasm [Evidence IEA,IEA]; GO_component: GO:0016020 - membrane [Evidence IEA]; GO_component: GO:0005886 - plasma membrane [Evidence IEA,IEA]; GO_component: GO:0005628 - prospore membrane [Evidence IDA] [PMID 24390141]; GO_function: GO:0005545 - 1-phosphatidylinositol binding [Evidence IEA]; GO_function: GO:0030276 - clathrin binding [Evidence IEA]; GO_function: GO:0030276 - clathrin binding [Evidence TAS] [PMID 12461563]; GO_function: GO:0005543 - phospholipid binding [Evidence IEA]; GO_process: GO:0048268 - clathrin coat assembly [Evidence IEA]; GO_process: GO:0006897 - endocytosis [Evidence IEA]; GO_process: GO:0006897 - endocytosis [Evidence IPI,ISS] [PMID 9531549]) has protein sequence MIREGCRDVTLEYLAARPRSLELRSGSGKVPQEAGLVRYGKYLQTRAKEFKKTKVDYVRFQTKSGTGRLHNLSVEKGLLRECESVLAQVDALLKCRFHEEDVNDDITLTVFRLLVHDLLSLFQVLNEGVINVLEHYFEMSKVDAEHALEIYTLFTQQTVKVVNYLKVAKHLEYSTKLHIPNIKHAPTSLTDSLENYLNDPDFEINHRQYLAEKQAKETGGSGTVSANATGNGQISSNRQASGQSSGSANQAFDQQRQQQHQHQHQQPQPQQQQFQQPQQQAQMQLQPDLIALSNGVSVNNPFGLQQQQQQMFAQQQPQMAAQQGQISPQANNPWGVQQTPTGFNQQLLIQGQPTTQQQVLDPAQAQALAQAQAQAQAQAQAQAQAQAQAQAQAQAQAQAQAQAQAQAQAQAQAQAQAQAQAQAQAQAQAQAQAQLQAQAQAQAQAQAQAQLQAQSQAQSQPLVQLQRSNTGSNPFRRLNTGSDGEPSNPFARRTSTLSSLPETGGYSGISSPDSLSTSVSSPAPQMQPQTTGTNPFAAAQPRPQLGMQPTGGNPFRQSMLLSNPQQQPQPLQYQPTFGGLEKLQTIPVFPNQQQQQQQTSSSPVGPLYQQPQQPQQPVYTQFQQSQLR, from the coding sequence ATGATTCGTGAGGGATGTAGAGATGTGACTCTCGAATACCTAGCAGCACGTCCACGAAGTTTAGAATTAAGATCTGGTAGTGGTAAAGTACCACAGGAAGCCGGTCTAGTGAGATATGGCAAGTATCTACAAACACGGGCCAAGGAATTTAAGAAAACTAAAGTGGACTATGTCAGGTTTCAAACTAAGTCGGGTACTGGAAGACTTCACAACTTGAGTGTTGAAAAAGGATTATTACGAGAGTGTGAGAGCGTACTAGCTCAAGTAGATGCCTTGTTGAAATGTAGATTccatgaagaagatgtcaATGATGACATTACTTTAACAGTGTTTCGACTATTAGTGCATGATTTACTATCGTTATTCCAGGTGCTAAACGAAGGAGTGATTAACGTTTTGGAGCATTACTTTGAAATGTCTAAAGTAGATGCTGAGCATGCTCTAGAAATTTATACTCTATTTACCCAGCAGACGGTTAAAGTTGTTAATTATCTTAAGGTAGCCAAGCATCTGGAGTACTCTACCAAGTTGCATATTCCAAATATCAAGCATGCTCCAACCAGTTTGACAGATTCTCTAGAGAATTATCTGAACGATCCGGACTTTGAGATCAATCATAGACAGTATCTGGCGGAGAAGCAAGCCAAAGAAACCGGAGGAAGTGGTACTGTCAGTGCCAATGCTACTGGAAACGGTCAAATAAGTTCGAATAGACAAGCAAGTGGGCAATCAAGCGGTTCTGCGAATCAGGCTTTTGACCAACAGcgacaacagcaacaccaacaccaacaccaacaaccgCAACcgcaacaacaacaattccaacagccacagcagcaagcaCAAATGCAACTACAGCCTGATCTTATTGCCTTATCTAATGGAGTTTCTGTGAACAATCCGTTTGGactacaacagcagcagcagcagatgtttgctcaacaacagccacaaaTGGCAGCACAGCAGGGCCAGATCAGTCCTCAAGCAAATAACCCATGGGGAGTCCAGCAAACCCCTACTGGTTTCAACCAACAGCTGCTAATACAGGGCCAGCCAACCACACAGCAACAAGTGCTGGATCCAGCACAGGCTCAGGCATTGGCCCAAGCACAAGCCCAAGCCCAAGCccaagcacaagcacaagcacaagcacaagcacaagcacaagcacaagcacaagcacaagcacaagcacaagcacaggcacaagctcaagctcaagcacaGGCCCAAGCACAAGCCCAAGCACAGGCACAAGCACAGGCACAAGCACAGGCACAGGCACAGGCACAGGCACAACTTCAAGCTCAGGCTCAGgcccaagctcaagctcaagctcaggCACAACTTCAAGCTCAATCGCAAGCTCAGTCACAGCCATTGGTTCAACTTCAGCGATCAAATACCGGCAGTAACCCGTTCAGACGACTCAATACGGGATCTGATGGCGAGCCGTCCAACCCATTCGCCAGACGTACATCCACACTCTCTTCTCTACCGGAAACTGGCGGTTATAGCGGAATCAGCTCACCAGATTCTCTATCAACCAGTGTTTCGTCGCCAGCTCCACAAATGCAGCCACAAACGACCGGCACCAATCCATTTGCGGCTGCCCAACCACGGCCACAACTGGGTATGCAACCGACAGGAGGCAATCCCTTCCGACAGAGCATGCTTCTCAGCAAtccacagcagcagcctcaacCCCTCCAGTACCAGCCAACCTTTGGTGGTCTGGAAAAACTGCAAACGATTCCCGTGTTCCCcaaccagcaacaacaacaacaacagaccTCGTCGAGCCCTGTCGGACCCCTGTATCAACAACCGCAGCAGCCCCAGCAACCCGTCTACACCCAGTTCCAGCAGTCGCAACTGCGCTAA